A segment of the Candidatus Nitrososphaera gargensis Ga9.2 genome:
TCTAGAAGCAAGAGCGCAAGGGGCTTGCCTACTAGGTTACTGCGGTTAACTACGACCGCGTCCATGCCGGTTATGTCTATCTTGTAGTAATCCAAGAGCTCAATGATGCCAGAAGGCGTGCATGGCTTCAAGACCCCCATGCCACTCTGGAGCATGCCGGCGTTATAGGGAGTCAGGCCGTCCACATCCTTGAACGGGCTCAGTGCAGCAATTACCTCAAACTCGTCAATGTGCTTAGGTAGCGGCAGTTGCACCAGTATGCCATGAACTTCATGGTCATTGTTCAGCAGCTGCATCAGCTCTACCAGCTCACTCTGCTTGAAGGTGGATGTAAGCCGGTGGTCCCTTGTGGCGATGCCAACCTCCTTGGCGTCGCTCTGCTTGCTCCCAACGTACGTCGCAGAAGCAGGATCGTCTCCCACTAGCACGGTAGCAAGGCACGGCTGGACGCCGTTGTCTTTCAGCTGCTCTACCGCTTTTTTCACCCTAGCCTTGACATCTGCCGATACAACTT
Coding sequences within it:
- a CDS encoding bifunctional 5,10-methylenetetrahydrofolate dehydrogenase/5,10-methenyltetrahydrofolate cyclohydrolase, which translates into the protein MVARIIDGKVVSADVKARVKKAVEQLKDNGVQPCLATVLVGDDPASATYVGSKQSDAKEVGIATRDHRLTSTFKQSELVELMQLLNNDHEVHGILVQLPLPKHIDEFEVIAALSPFKDVDGLTPYNAGMLQSGMGVLKPCTPSGIIELLDYYKIDITGMDAVVVNRSNLVGKPLALLLLERNATVTICHSKTKDLNAKLHNADLVVTAVGNRQRFTLTGDMIKEGAIVIDVGIARLNNKLVGDADFESVKQKASWVTPVPGGVGLMTRAMLLKNTVTAASISKEMSR